From the genome of Rathayibacter sp. VKM Ac-2804:
CACGACGGCGGCATGGATCGCGATCGCGGCGAAGAACGCGGACGCCACGCTGTGCCTGCTCACGGCGCTCTCGCTGCACGAGCTGACCGACGAGATCCCTTCTCGAAGCGACGTCGCTGTTCCACGCGGCGCTCAGACGGTCACCGTGCATCACGCCCTCCTCACCTGGCACCGGTTCGACGCCGGCACGTTCGGCGTCGGTCGCGGTGAACACGCACTCCCCGGCGGGATGTCGATCGGCCTCTACTCGGCCGAGCGCACCCTGATCGACGTCTTCCGGCTGCGGCACGTCTGGGGCACTGACCTCGCGCTCGGCGCGCTCAAGCAGTGGCTCCGCAGGCGGGGCAGCAGCCCGGGTGCGCTGCTCGCGATGGCTGAGGACTTCCCGATGGCGCGTCCCGCACTCCAGCAGGCGCTGGAGGTTCTTCTGTGAGCCCTGGTCCGCAGCACGGCACCCCGGCGGGAGACGCGATTCTCGCCATCCGCGCCTTCGCCCGGCAGTCCGGCGCGGACGTGCAGGAGCTGATGACCTTGTACGCGCTCGAGGGGCTGCTGGCGCGGATCGCGCTCTCCGAGTACCGCGAGGACTTCGTTCTCAAGGGCGGTGTGCTGCTCGCCGCATTCGCTACGCGCCGCCCGACGAAGGACATCGACCTCCAGGCGACCGGACTCGACGGTGACCCCGAGGAGGTCGCGGAGCGTGTTCGAGCGATCGCGGCGCTGGGGTGTCCCGACGGCCTCGTCTTCGACCCCTCCGCGGTCACCGCGACGACGATCCGCGACGAGGACGAGTACGCCGGCGTGCGAGTGAGACTGACCGCGCGGCTCGCCTCTGCGCGGTTGACCATCGGGATGGACGTGAACTTCGGCGACCCGATCTGGCCTGCGCCGCGCCTCATCGACCTGCCGCGCGTCGTTCCTCTCGGCCTCCCACCCGTGACAGTGCTCGGGTACCCGCTGACGATGGTGCTCGCCGAGAAGATCATCACTGCCGTCGACCGCGGTGTCGCCAATACTCGATGGCGCGATTTCGCAGACGTCCACGTGCTCACACGACTCCACTCGGTCGACGCAGGAGAGCTCCGCACCTCGATGACCGCTGTCGCCGAGTACCGCGAGGTCGCGCTGGCGCCCCTCCTGCCCGCGCTCGCGCCTATGAGCGAACGAGCGCAGCAGAAGTACCGCGCCTGGCGTACCCGCTCGCACCGTGACGGCGAGCTCCCCGAGGCGTTCGGCGACCTGCTCGGCGCGGTCGCGCGCTTCAGCGACCCGGTGCTGTCCGCCGCAGTGCCAGGTCGATGGAATCCTGTCGTCGCGACCTGGGAGTGACGGTGAGGCTTCGCTGCCGACCGGCGCGGGGATCCGGGACGACGAGGCTGCACGAGCCCGCGCTCGAGGTCGGTGTCGCCCGACGCGGTCAAGGGCCGGAGAACGCGACAGCGATCGCGCCGCTCGGGACGGAGGCGGCGGCGAGTGTGGCCGCGGCGCGGTCGGCGTCGCTCGTCAGGGTCACGGCGAGGTGGTCGGGGTCGGCGCGGAAGGCCGCGACGGGGACCGCGGACGAGATCGCGGTCCAGAGGCGCTCGGCGTCGTCGAGCCAGGGGCCCGGGGTGCCGCTGACGAGGAGCGCGCGGTCGGCGCTCTGGACGCTGACGTGGGGTGCCGGGGTGTCCGGGAGCAGGGCGGGGGCGCTCCGGGCGAGCGCGAAGGCGTCGGCGGCGGTCGCGCCGTCCGACAGGAAGAGGCTCAGGCCGCTCACGCGGTCCTCGCTGTCGTCGGCGGCGAGGGCGAGGGACTCGACTCGCGGGTCGTCCCGGAGCGAGAGCGCGGCGGCGATCCGGCCGGACGTGAGGTCCTCGTCGCCGGACACGGGCAGAGTGAGGTCCTCGGCGTCGAGGAGGATCCGCACGTCGCCCGTCGGGCGCTTCGCGGCGAAGGCGGCCAACCGGTCGGCGAGGGACGTCACGTCGGCGTCGGAGAGGTCCTCGCGGGCGACGACCTCTGCGCTGACTCCGCCGGTGAAGGGCATGTCCTCGACCGTCGCGAGCTCGAGGTCGGCGACCGCGTCGTCGCTGCCGAAGGTGCGTGTGAAGTCGGCGCGGAAGGAGTCACCGCTGCAGCCGGCGAGCAGGAGTACAGCCGTCAGGACGACGGCGGCCCGGCCGAGCCCGCGCACCCTCCCCTGTCTCATCGGGCCAGCGTACGTCCGGACCGCGGAGTGCACGGGGAGTGGACGGATCGCCCTCCGCGTGCTCGTCGAGCGAGGGGAGCGTGTCGATCCGGCGCGGAGGGTCCGGTGGGAGCCGTCGAGGCAGCC
Proteins encoded in this window:
- a CDS encoding nucleotidyl transferase AbiEii/AbiGii toxin family protein — its product is MSPGPQHGTPAGDAILAIRAFARQSGADVQELMTLYALEGLLARIALSEYREDFVLKGGVLLAAFATRRPTKDIDLQATGLDGDPEEVAERVRAIAALGCPDGLVFDPSAVTATTIRDEDEYAGVRVRLTARLASARLTIGMDVNFGDPIWPAPRLIDLPRVVPLGLPPVTVLGYPLTMVLAEKIITAVDRGVANTRWRDFADVHVLTRLHSVDAGELRTSMTAVAEYREVALAPLLPALAPMSERAQQKYRAWRTRSHRDGELPEAFGDLLGAVARFSDPVLSAAVPGRWNPVVATWE